A genomic stretch from Bordetella sp. N includes:
- a CDS encoding GntR family transcriptional regulator, translated as MELAQDLIEQIRTGQIAVGAALPSEVDLSQQHGVSRATVRSALLVVQNLGLISRRKRAGIRVEAAQPRKAYERSLSDLEDLMQFAVVTERHVQGIDHVVCDAALAAQLKSDVLRKWMRVAMLRVDMQKPDEPLCWTDVFLDPDIGAELGTQLHKSTGLICEMVEEKFGCTVDEVRQEIRAIGVPARMATALGVEADTHALEVTRWYASEGQAPFEITVSVFPANRFTYALTLRKHDGI; from the coding sequence ATGGAGCTTGCGCAGGATCTGATCGAGCAGATCAGGACCGGCCAGATCGCGGTTGGCGCGGCCTTGCCCAGTGAGGTGGACCTGTCGCAGCAGCACGGCGTCAGCCGCGCCACGGTGCGGTCCGCGCTGCTGGTGGTGCAGAACCTGGGGCTGATTTCCCGCCGCAAGCGTGCCGGCATCCGTGTGGAGGCCGCGCAGCCACGCAAGGCTTACGAGCGCTCGCTGTCAGATCTGGAAGACCTGATGCAGTTCGCGGTGGTCACCGAGCGGCATGTGCAGGGGATAGATCATGTTGTCTGCGATGCGGCGCTGGCGGCGCAGTTGAAGAGCGATGTCCTGCGCAAGTGGATGCGTGTTGCCATGCTGCGGGTGGATATGCAGAAGCCTGATGAGCCCTTGTGCTGGACGGATGTATTTCTCGATCCCGATATCGGTGCGGAGCTGGGCACGCAGCTGCATAAAAGCACGGGGTTGATCTGCGAGATGGTCGAAGAGAAATTCGGCTGCACGGTGGATGAGGTACGCCAGGAGATCCGTGCGATTGGCGTGCCGGCACGCATGGCCACCGCGCTTGGCGTGGAAGCGGATACGCATGCACTGGAAGTGACGCGGTGGTATGCCAGCGAGGGGCAGGCGCCGTTTGAGATAACGGTGAGTGTGTTTCCGGCGAATCGGTTTACTTACGCGCTGACGTTAAGAAAGCACGACGGTATCTAA
- a CDS encoding cation:dicarboxylate symporter family transporter — MAIPAAAATPGNPKPFYARLGFQITAGIVLGIVLGFADPQLGQSMKVLGDIFLRLIKTVVAPLVFLNLVLGILAAGDLKKVGKIGFKALIYFEVVSTIVLAISMVLANYSGVGVGLNLQPDAAVHAAATASYGKAAAPIGFDAFLLSMIPDSFVGALTGHSLLQVVVLSIAFGAAVLMLTAKTRTVVEGAFTTMSDCFFKLTDLVMRFAPIGAFGAIAYAIGASGMQALVSLGYLLLVMYAILAFVVIVVFGVILRCFGMNIFHFLRYFKAEIGILFATGSSESAFPRLMEKLQALGCSKQTVSLVLPTGYAFNLDGTSVYLPLCVMFLANAYGVPLTWEHQLGLLLIMLVTSKGAATVSGGTFIVFAATVTASGILPIEGLPLLFGINRFTSQAVCICNAMGNSVATVVVAKLNGDFDEGVAKAEYHRALGRPINASL; from the coding sequence ATGGCAATTCCCGCCGCCGCGGCAACCCCCGGCAATCCCAAACCTTTCTACGCGCGCCTGGGCTTCCAGATCACGGCCGGCATCGTGCTGGGCATCGTCCTGGGCTTTGCCGACCCCCAGCTGGGGCAGTCGATGAAGGTGTTGGGCGATATCTTTCTGCGGCTGATCAAGACCGTCGTGGCGCCCCTGGTCTTTTTGAACCTGGTCCTGGGTATCCTGGCCGCCGGCGACCTGAAGAAAGTCGGCAAGATCGGCTTCAAGGCTCTGATCTATTTTGAAGTGGTGTCGACCATCGTCCTGGCCATTTCCATGGTGCTGGCCAATTATTCCGGCGTCGGTGTGGGCCTGAACCTGCAGCCCGATGCCGCCGTCCATGCCGCCGCCACCGCGTCGTATGGCAAGGCCGCGGCACCGATAGGCTTTGACGCCTTCCTGCTGTCCATGATCCCGGACAGCTTCGTCGGCGCGCTCACCGGCCACAGCCTGCTGCAGGTGGTGGTGCTGTCCATCGCCTTCGGCGCCGCCGTGTTGATGCTGACGGCGAAAACGCGCACCGTCGTCGAAGGCGCTTTCACCACCATGTCGGACTGCTTCTTCAAGCTGACCGATCTGGTCATGCGCTTCGCGCCCATCGGCGCGTTCGGCGCCATTGCCTACGCCATCGGCGCCAGCGGCATGCAGGCCCTGGTGTCGCTCGGCTACCTGCTGCTGGTGATGTACGCCATCCTGGCATTTGTCGTCATCGTCGTGTTCGGCGTGATCCTGCGCTGCTTCGGCATGAACATCTTCCACTTCCTGCGCTATTTCAAGGCGGAGATCGGCATCCTGTTCGCCACGGGTTCATCCGAAAGCGCCTTCCCCCGCTTGATGGAGAAGCTGCAGGCCTTGGGCTGCTCCAAGCAGACCGTCAGCCTGGTGCTGCCTACGGGTTATGCCTTCAACCTGGACGGCACGTCAGTCTATCTGCCCCTGTGCGTGATGTTCCTGGCCAATGCCTACGGCGTGCCCCTGACCTGGGAGCATCAGCTGGGCCTGTTGCTGATCATGCTGGTGACGTCCAAGGGCGCCGCCACCGTATCCGGCGGCACCTTCATCGTGTTCGCCGCCACGGTCACCGCCTCCGGCATCCTGCCCATCGAAGGGCTGCCCTTGCTGTTCGGCATCAATCGCTTCACGTCGCAAGCCGTCTGCATCTGCAACGCCATGGGCAATAGCGTGGCCACGGTGGTCGTGGCGAAGCTCAACGGCGACTTCGACGAAGGCGTGGCCAAGGCTGAATATCACCGGGCGCTGGGGCGCCCCATCAATGCGTCGCTTTGA
- a CDS encoding enolase C-terminal domain-like protein, whose amino-acid sequence MKITAIREISVPMEGNVANALVNFSEHDISLVALVSDVIRDGKPVIGYAFDSIGRYAQGGILRDRMIPRLLKAEPHSLLDDNGRRLDPAKVLQTAMRNEKPGGHGDRAAAAGALELAAWDLNAKLDDEPAHVAISRHYGRQGKTAGVDVYAAGGYYYPDSAGDGTERLREELLGYQAQGYQAYKMKIGGAPLATDLRRIEAALSVAGTGSRLSVDVNGRYDLPAALACARAIEPYQLRWFEEVGDPLDYDLNRQLTEAYPLPVATGENLFSLPDVNNLLLFGGMRAGKDIFQMDAGLCYGLTEYARMLALLEARGYDRAQAYPHGGHLINLHIAVGLELGGCEAYPGVFQPFGGYPKGCGLGGGLVRPTDAAGYGLEEKENLRPWLDKLANVR is encoded by the coding sequence ATGAAAATCACTGCGATCCGCGAGATCTCGGTCCCCATGGAGGGCAATGTCGCCAATGCCCTCGTCAACTTCTCGGAGCATGACATCTCCCTGGTCGCGCTGGTCAGCGACGTGATCCGCGACGGCAAGCCCGTCATCGGCTATGCCTTCGATTCGATCGGCCGCTACGCACAAGGCGGCATCCTGCGTGACCGCATGATTCCCCGCCTGCTCAAGGCCGAACCGCACAGCCTGCTGGATGACAACGGCCGGCGGCTGGACCCGGCCAAGGTCTTGCAGACTGCCATGCGCAATGAGAAGCCCGGCGGCCATGGCGATCGCGCCGCCGCCGCGGGGGCTTTGGAACTCGCGGCCTGGGACTTGAATGCCAAGCTGGATGACGAGCCCGCGCATGTGGCGATCTCGCGCCACTACGGGCGGCAAGGCAAGACCGCGGGGGTGGACGTCTACGCGGCGGGCGGTTACTACTATCCGGACAGCGCGGGCGATGGAACCGAGCGCCTGCGCGAAGAGTTGCTGGGCTACCAGGCGCAGGGCTACCAGGCCTACAAGATGAAGATAGGCGGCGCGCCGCTGGCGACGGACCTCCGGCGCATCGAGGCTGCCTTGTCCGTGGCGGGTACCGGCAGCCGGCTGTCGGTGGACGTCAACGGCCGCTACGATCTGCCCGCCGCGCTGGCGTGCGCGCGCGCCATCGAGCCTTATCAATTGCGCTGGTTCGAAGAGGTAGGCGATCCGCTCGACTACGACCTGAACCGTCAGCTGACCGAAGCCTATCCCTTGCCAGTGGCAACGGGAGAAAACCTGTTCTCCCTGCCGGACGTCAACAACTTGCTGCTGTTCGGCGGCATGCGGGCGGGCAAGGACATCTTCCAGATGGACGCGGGCCTGTGCTACGGCTTGACCGAGTACGCACGCATGCTGGCCTTGCTGGAAGCGCGTGGTTACGACCGTGCCCAGGCTTATCCGCATGGCGGACATCTGATCAATCTGCATATCGCCGTTGGACTGGAACTGGGCGGGTGCGAGGCGTATCCGGGCGTGTTCCAGCCCTTCGGCGGCTATCCCAAAGGCTGCGGCCTGGGCGGTGGACTGGTTCGTCCCACTGACGCCGCCGGCTACGGGCTGGAGGAAAAAGAAAACCTGCGGCCCTGGCTGGACAAGCTGGCGAACGTGCGCTGA